Proteins from a genomic interval of Vreelandella profundi:
- a CDS encoding polyamine ABC transporter substrate-binding protein has product MGNIHKLSAAVAAITFAAAASTTYANEVRVFNWSDYIAPETLEKFTERTGIDVTYDVYDSNETLDAALLAGRSGYDVVVPSSQYFTRQLSAGVYQPLDHELLSNLGNLDPDLMANLERIDGTNEYAVPYMWGTNGIGYNVERIEEILGEDAPVDSWALLFDPEITGALSAAGCGISLMDSGIEMLPAALSYLGLDPQSNDSDDLEAAGEVITRIRDDITYFHSSRYIADLANGDICVAAGYSGDIFQAAERAQEAGRDFTIAYSIPKEGSELWFDMMAVPADAPNTENAHAFINFILDPEIAAEITEYVRYANPNLAANEYLSDEIINDPAIYPEAEVLKNSFVPLEKPQNVQRVLTRTWNRVKSGH; this is encoded by the coding sequence ATGGGGAACATTCACAAACTTTCCGCGGCCGTTGCGGCCATCACGTTCGCCGCAGCGGCTAGCACTACCTACGCCAATGAGGTGCGGGTGTTTAACTGGTCTGATTACATTGCTCCGGAAACGCTTGAAAAATTTACCGAGCGCACCGGCATTGACGTGACCTATGATGTTTACGATAGCAACGAAACGCTTGATGCCGCCTTGCTTGCCGGCCGCTCTGGCTATGATGTGGTCGTGCCTTCTAGCCAATATTTTACACGCCAGTTGAGTGCGGGCGTTTATCAGCCCCTTGACCATGAGCTGTTGAGCAACCTTGGCAACCTTGATCCAGATTTGATGGCTAATCTGGAACGTATCGACGGAACGAATGAGTATGCAGTTCCTTATATGTGGGGAACCAACGGTATCGGCTATAACGTCGAACGTATCGAAGAAATTCTTGGCGAAGACGCCCCAGTCGACAGCTGGGCGCTTCTGTTTGATCCAGAAATTACCGGTGCGCTGAGCGCTGCGGGCTGCGGTATCTCGCTAATGGATTCTGGTATCGAAATGCTGCCAGCAGCGCTGTCCTATCTGGGGCTCGACCCACAAAGTAATGATAGCGACGACCTGGAAGCCGCAGGCGAGGTAATAACCCGCATTCGCGACGACATTACCTACTTTCATTCCTCACGTTACATTGCCGATCTAGCGAACGGCGATATTTGCGTTGCGGCCGGCTATTCGGGCGATATCTTTCAGGCCGCCGAGCGCGCACAAGAGGCGGGGCGTGATTTCACTATCGCTTACAGCATCCCCAAGGAAGGCTCTGAGCTATGGTTTGATATGATGGCGGTACCTGCTGACGCCCCCAATACTGAGAACGCGCACGCATTTATCAACTTTATTCTTGACCCTGAGATAGCGGCTGAAATTACTGAATACGTTCGCTACGCCAATCCCAACTTAGCGGCGAATGAATACCTCTCTGACGAGATCATTAATGATCCGGCTATCTACCCGGAGGCCGAGGTGTTGAAGAATTCATTTGTACCCTTGGAAAAGCCGCAAAACGTTCAGCGCGTCCTGACGCGCACCTGGAATCGCGTTAAATCAGGTCATTAA
- the ahpC gene encoding alkyl hydroperoxide reductase subunit C — translation MSLINTEVKPFKATAYVNGEFVDVTEADMQGQWSIFFFYPADFTFVCPTELGDLADHYAEFKKLGVEIYSVSTDTHFTHKAWHDSSDTIGKLQYPMIADPTLRISRNFEVLIEDAGLAERGTFVVDPDGKIQIVEINAGNIGRNAEELLRKVKAAQYVRANPNEVCPAKWKEGEETLAPSLDLVGKI, via the coding sequence ATGTCGTTAATCAACACTGAAGTTAAGCCATTTAAAGCAACAGCTTATGTTAACGGTGAATTTGTCGATGTTACTGAAGCCGACATGCAAGGCCAGTGGTCTATCTTTTTCTTCTACCCCGCTGACTTCACCTTTGTATGCCCAACCGAGCTTGGCGACCTAGCCGATCACTATGCCGAGTTCAAAAAACTGGGCGTTGAAATCTACAGTGTTTCTACTGACACCCATTTCACGCACAAAGCATGGCACGACAGCTCTGACACTATCGGCAAGCTGCAGTATCCGATGATTGCTGATCCGACGCTGCGTATTTCACGCAACTTTGAAGTGCTGATCGAAGACGCTGGTCTTGCCGAGCGCGGTACCTTTGTTGTCGATCCTGACGGCAAAATCCAAATTGTCGAAATCAACGCTGGCAACATCGGCCGTAATGCCGAAGAGCTGCTGCGTAAAGTGAAAGCCGCTCAGTACGTTCGCGCTAACCCGAACGAAGTTTGCCCGGCTAAATGGAAAGAAGGCGAAGAAACGCTAGCGCCTTCTTTGGATCTGGTAGGCAAAATCTAA
- the ahpF gene encoding alkyl hydroperoxide reductase subunit F, with product MLDANLKSQLKTYLEKVTQPFEIVASLDDGAKSQELLGLLQDISSLSDKITLHSDGQDPRTPSFAINRPGEDTGVVFAGIPMGHEFTSLVLALLQVGGHPPKTSDKLLDQIRALDGVMLFETYYSLSCQNCPDVVQALNLMAIFNPNVRHVAIDGALFQDEVESREIMSVPSVYLNGKPFDQGRMTLEQILAKVDTGAAERDAKQLSEKAAFDTLVIGGGPAGAAAAIYSARKGINTGIAAGRFGGQVADTMGIENFISVSHTEGPKLVSALEEHVKDYEVDVMNLQFATTFKAAEAQGGLHEVSFDSGATLKSKTLVLATGARWREMNVPGEQQYRNKGVAYCPHCDGPLFKGKRVAVIGGGNSGVEAAIDLAGIVGHVTLIEFMGEMRADAVLQKKLKSLTNVDIILNAQSTEVTGDGSRVNGLVYKDRTNDESKSIALDGIFVQIGLVPNTEWLKGSPIEMTPRGEIIVDAHGMTSVPGVFAAGDVTTVPYKQIIIAMGEGAKASLGAFDYLIRN from the coding sequence ATGCTGGACGCCAATTTAAAATCCCAGTTGAAAACGTATCTGGAGAAAGTGACTCAGCCGTTCGAGATCGTTGCGTCCCTCGATGACGGTGCCAAGTCACAAGAACTACTGGGTCTGCTGCAAGATATCAGCAGCTTAAGCGATAAGATTACCCTGCACAGCGACGGCCAAGATCCCCGCACGCCGTCGTTTGCGATTAACCGCCCCGGCGAAGACACCGGCGTGGTGTTTGCAGGCATCCCGATGGGCCACGAATTTACATCGCTGGTTCTCGCGCTGCTGCAAGTAGGCGGCCATCCGCCTAAAACCTCTGATAAATTGCTGGATCAAATCAGAGCGCTCGACGGCGTAATGCTGTTTGAGACCTACTACTCACTTTCCTGCCAGAACTGCCCCGACGTTGTTCAGGCGCTTAATCTCATGGCCATCTTTAATCCTAACGTGCGCCATGTCGCGATTGACGGCGCGCTGTTTCAGGATGAAGTTGAGTCTCGTGAAATCATGTCGGTGCCGAGCGTATACTTGAACGGCAAGCCGTTTGACCAGGGCCGCATGACGCTTGAGCAGATTTTAGCCAAGGTCGACACCGGCGCTGCTGAGCGTGATGCCAAACAGCTCAGCGAAAAAGCGGCCTTTGACACGCTCGTGATTGGCGGTGGCCCCGCGGGTGCGGCGGCAGCGATTTATTCGGCTCGTAAAGGTATTAACACCGGCATCGCCGCGGGGCGCTTCGGTGGCCAGGTGGCCGATACCATGGGGATTGAAAACTTTATCTCAGTTTCGCACACCGAAGGTCCAAAGCTTGTCAGCGCGCTCGAAGAGCACGTGAAAGATTATGAAGTCGATGTAATGAATCTGCAGTTCGCGACTACCTTTAAAGCAGCTGAGGCTCAAGGCGGCCTGCATGAAGTGTCGTTTGACTCAGGCGCGACGCTTAAGAGTAAAACGCTGGTGCTCGCGACCGGTGCCCGCTGGCGCGAAATGAACGTTCCCGGCGAGCAGCAGTACCGCAATAAAGGCGTTGCCTACTGCCCTCACTGCGATGGCCCGTTGTTCAAAGGCAAGCGCGTTGCCGTTATTGGCGGCGGCAACTCTGGGGTTGAAGCAGCTATCGACTTAGCGGGCATTGTGGGCCACGTGACGCTGATTGAGTTTATGGGCGAGATGCGCGCCGATGCAGTGCTGCAGAAAAAACTTAAGAGCCTGACCAACGTCGATATTATTCTTAATGCACAGAGCACCGAAGTCACTGGCGACGGCAGCCGTGTAAACGGCTTGGTCTATAAAGATCGCACCAACGATGAAAGCAAATCCATTGCGTTAGATGGCATCTTTGTACAAATTGGGCTGGTGCCCAACACCGAATGGCTGAAAGGCTCACCGATTGAAATGACGCCACGCGGGGAGATCATCGTCGATGCACACGGAATGACGTCGGTACCCGGCGTATTTGCGGCTGGCGATGTTACCACCGTGCCCTACAAGCAAATCATTATTGCCATGGGCGAAGGCGCCAAAGCGTCGCTCGGCGCGTTTGACTATCTCATTCGCAATTAA
- the phaC gene encoding class I poly(R)-hydroxyalkanoic acid synthase, whose amino-acid sequence MQSAWQNPFQAISQKLSEGLSQAEADAWTIQLSDISDQYQGLMQDLLSRIAPSEAAGPIYADMRESFEAGAQSLMQNPTLLFETQTRLLQDQWLLCQQAMRGMAGEQVSPLITPAKSDRRFKDDAWTQEPYYMAIMQQYLLFSQVVEELVESLSGLDETHKRNLMFYARQLVNAMAPTNFMTTNPEVMRKTLETRGQNLVDGLASLREDLGNSAEGINIRMTDRGAFGVGHNIAVTPGAVVYENELIQLIQYTPTTEKTFKTPLLMVPPWINKYYILDLRDDNSMVKWLVGQGHTVFLISWRNPGPEQRDITWADYMQMGPISAMDAIEQACGEKSVNLLSYCVGGTLTASTVAYLTSTRRGRKVKSVTYMATLQDFRDPGDIGVFLNERVVEGIEQTLQLKGYLDGRSMAYTFNLLRENDLFWSFYINNYLKGETPAAFDLLYWNTDGTNLAAGTHAWYLRHMYLENRLVEPNGIELDGVKIDLRKISTPSYFVSTKEDHIAKWNSTYYGALLPKGPATFVLGGSGHIAGIVNPPHKNKYGYWTNDALPESHEAWLESASEHEGSWWPHWQAWMTDNGYADREKMVPVRQPGDGALSIIEPSPGRYVKMTIPEVLGDIPTTP is encoded by the coding sequence ATGCAGTCAGCGTGGCAGAATCCGTTTCAGGCTATATCTCAAAAACTCTCTGAAGGGCTTTCTCAGGCCGAAGCCGATGCTTGGACTATCCAGCTTAGTGATATTAGCGACCAGTATCAGGGGCTGATGCAGGACTTGCTTTCTCGTATTGCCCCCAGCGAAGCTGCCGGCCCTATCTATGCCGATATGCGTGAAAGCTTTGAGGCCGGGGCGCAGTCGCTGATGCAGAATCCTACCCTACTATTTGAAACCCAAACCCGTTTGCTACAAGACCAGTGGCTCTTGTGTCAGCAGGCAATGCGTGGCATGGCCGGCGAGCAGGTCTCACCACTGATCACCCCGGCGAAAAGTGATCGCCGCTTTAAAGACGATGCTTGGACCCAAGAGCCGTATTACATGGCGATCATGCAGCAGTATTTACTGTTTTCCCAGGTCGTTGAAGAGCTGGTGGAAAGCTTGAGCGGCCTGGATGAAACCCATAAGCGAAACTTGATGTTTTACGCGCGTCAGCTGGTGAACGCGATGGCGCCGACGAACTTTATGACCACTAATCCAGAGGTTATGCGTAAAACGCTTGAAACGCGCGGCCAGAACTTGGTTGATGGTTTAGCGAGCTTACGCGAAGATTTGGGCAACTCCGCCGAGGGGATCAATATTCGCATGACCGACCGCGGCGCTTTTGGTGTGGGTCACAATATTGCGGTGACGCCCGGCGCGGTGGTGTATGAAAATGAATTGATCCAACTGATTCAGTACACACCCACCACAGAAAAAACCTTTAAAACGCCGCTGCTAATGGTGCCGCCGTGGATCAATAAGTATTACATCCTTGATCTTCGTGACGATAATTCCATGGTTAAGTGGTTAGTGGGGCAAGGGCATACGGTGTTCTTGATTTCCTGGCGCAATCCCGGCCCTGAACAGCGTGATATCACCTGGGCCGACTATATGCAGATGGGGCCCATTAGCGCGATGGATGCCATTGAGCAGGCCTGTGGCGAGAAGTCGGTGAATCTACTGAGCTATTGTGTTGGCGGCACGCTAACGGCTTCAACGGTGGCTTACCTTACGAGTACTCGGCGTGGGCGGAAAGTGAAGTCGGTGACCTATATGGCTACGCTGCAGGATTTTCGCGATCCTGGTGATATCGGCGTTTTCCTCAACGAGCGTGTGGTTGAAGGTATTGAGCAAACGCTGCAGTTGAAAGGCTATTTGGACGGCCGTTCAATGGCCTACACCTTTAATTTACTGCGTGAAAATGATTTGTTTTGGTCGTTCTACATTAATAATTATTTAAAGGGTGAAACGCCTGCCGCTTTTGATCTGCTTTACTGGAATACCGATGGCACCAATTTGGCTGCAGGCACCCACGCTTGGTACTTGCGTCATATGTACTTAGAGAATCGCTTAGTTGAACCAAACGGCATTGAATTAGATGGCGTAAAGATTGATCTGCGCAAAATCTCAACGCCCAGCTATTTCGTATCGACCAAAGAAGATCATATCGCTAAATGGAACAGCACTTACTACGGGGCATTGCTACCTAAGGGGCCGGCAACCTTTGTGCTTGGCGGTTCTGGACACATTGCGGGTATTGTTAATCCGCCGCATAAGAATAAGTACGGATATTGGACCAACGATGCATTGCCGGAAAGCCATGAAGCGTGGCTGGAAAGCGCGAGTGAGCATGAGGGCTCATGGTGGCCTCACTGGCAGGCGTGGATGACTGACAATGGCTACGCCGACCGCGAGAAAATGGTGCCCGTGCGCCAACCTGGCGATGGCGCACTTTCGATCATCGAGCCGTCGCCAGGGCGCTACGTCAAGATGACCATCCCTGAGGTGCTAGGAGACATACCAACGACGCCGTAA
- a CDS encoding phasin family protein → MQDNMTDAFNAQTRQMFEPMRKINSLMLNNMEKMTQYQLEAMKRYSQMGTERMRSATEIKDAEGLRDFSTKQAEMMNEVSQQMQEDARAMSEMSQQFKSEMEKMFSEAGQQMSDQAKAATKGGPSAKASSQASRKS, encoded by the coding sequence ATGCAAGACAATATGACGGACGCCTTTAACGCCCAAACGCGTCAAATGTTTGAGCCTATGCGCAAAATCAATTCGCTGATGCTCAACAATATGGAAAAAATGACCCAGTATCAGTTGGAAGCTATGAAACGCTACAGCCAAATGGGCACCGAGCGGATGCGTAGCGCTACTGAAATCAAAGATGCTGAAGGGCTGCGCGATTTTAGCACTAAGCAAGCAGAAATGATGAACGAAGTGTCCCAGCAGATGCAGGAAGATGCGAGGGCAATGAGTGAGATGAGCCAGCAGTTCAAATCTGAAATGGAAAAGATGTTTAGCGAAGCCGGACAGCAAATGTCGGACCAAGCCAAGGCTGCAACCAAAGGCGGACCATCGGCCAAAGCCTCTAGCCAGGCATCGCGTAAAAGCTGA
- the aroC gene encoding chorismate synthase gives MSGNTFGKLFSVTTFGESHGTALGAIVDGCPPGLPLCEADLQHDLDRRRPGSSRHTTQRKEPDQVRILSGVFEGKTTGTSIGLLIENTDQRSNDYSKIKDQFRPAHADYTYHHKYGHRDYRGGGRSSARETAMRVAAGAIAKKYLAAQGVQIRGYMSQLGPIKIDFKQWESVGQNAFFCPDPERVAELEAYMDQLRRDQDSVGAEITVIAEGVPVGLGEPVFDRLDAELAHGLMSINAVKGIEIGAGFGCIAQRGSEHRDEMTPEGFLSNHAGGVLGGISSGQPIVARLALKPTSSITTPGRSIDVHGQAVEVITKGRHDPCVGIRATPIAEAMMAITLLDHWLRQRGQNGDVSVDTPRLTQR, from the coding sequence ATGTCTGGCAATACGTTTGGCAAACTCTTCAGTGTCACAACCTTTGGTGAAAGCCACGGCACCGCGCTTGGCGCAATCGTTGATGGCTGCCCGCCAGGGCTTCCGCTGTGCGAGGCGGATCTGCAGCACGACTTGGATCGCCGCAGGCCGGGAAGCTCGCGGCATACGACCCAGCGCAAAGAGCCGGATCAGGTGCGCATTCTCTCAGGCGTTTTTGAAGGTAAAACCACCGGCACGTCGATTGGTTTGCTGATTGAAAACACCGATCAGCGCTCTAACGATTACTCGAAAATTAAAGACCAGTTCCGCCCCGCACATGCGGACTACACCTATCATCATAAATACGGCCACCGCGACTATCGGGGCGGCGGGCGTTCCAGTGCCCGAGAAACTGCGATGCGGGTAGCCGCCGGGGCCATCGCCAAGAAATATTTGGCGGCTCAAGGGGTGCAGATTCGTGGCTATATGAGTCAGCTAGGGCCGATCAAAATTGATTTCAAACAGTGGGAGTCGGTAGGGCAAAATGCCTTTTTCTGCCCTGACCCAGAGCGCGTAGCCGAGCTTGAAGCCTATATGGATCAACTGCGGCGTGATCAAGACTCGGTAGGCGCTGAAATTACCGTGATTGCTGAAGGTGTTCCCGTGGGGCTGGGTGAGCCGGTATTTGACCGCCTGGACGCTGAGCTTGCGCATGGTTTGATGAGCATCAATGCGGTCAAAGGCATTGAAATCGGCGCAGGCTTTGGGTGTATTGCCCAGCGCGGCAGCGAACATCGCGATGAGATGACGCCTGAAGGATTTCTGTCTAATCATGCCGGCGGCGTGCTCGGCGGTATTTCCAGCGGTCAGCCAATCGTTGCACGGTTGGCGCTAAAACCGACGTCGAGCATTACCACGCCGGGCCGCTCTATTGATGTGCATGGTCAAGCGGTTGAAGTGATCACAAAAGGGCGACACGACCCCTGCGTGGGTATTCGCGCGACGCCGATTGCCGAAGCAATGATGGCCATAACGTTGCTGGACCACTGGTTGCGCCAGCGGGGCCAAAATGGCGACGTTAGCGTTGATACACCGCGTTTAACGCAGCGTTAA
- the prmB gene encoding 50S ribosomal protein L3 N(5)-glutamine methyltransferase — MTTHLNAEHSHSTLSLPESALVSELFTLRDYLRWVSSEFYLAGLHYGHGTDSAWDEAVALCLGALHLPWSVDPGVLEARLLPVERLRIINLARERITTRRPLPYLLGESFFAGHPFNVDERVLIPRSPIAELIEDGFAAWFPEEPPAKVLDLCTGSGCIGIATALYLPTCEVALADISQDALAVSRQNITRHDVGNRVRALESDVFNSLEGQRFDLIVSNPPYVDARDLALMPAEFRHEPSLALGAGSDGLDIVRRILSEARQHLTDEGWLIVEVGNSDCHVKAAFPDVPFLWLEFERGGQGVFVLSAAELDAHAASFV, encoded by the coding sequence GTGACCACGCATCTTAACGCTGAGCATTCTCACTCAACCCTTTCCCTGCCGGAGTCAGCGCTGGTGAGCGAACTCTTCACACTGCGCGACTACCTACGCTGGGTATCCAGCGAGTTTTATCTGGCCGGTTTGCATTATGGCCATGGTACAGACTCCGCCTGGGACGAAGCCGTCGCGCTCTGTTTGGGCGCTTTGCATCTGCCGTGGAGCGTTGACCCCGGTGTATTAGAGGCGCGGCTGCTGCCCGTTGAGCGTCTGCGTATTATTAATTTAGCGCGCGAACGTATTACCACGCGTCGTCCGCTGCCCTATCTGCTAGGTGAAAGTTTTTTTGCCGGTCATCCGTTTAACGTTGATGAGCGCGTGCTGATCCCACGCTCACCAATTGCTGAGTTAATTGAAGATGGTTTTGCGGCTTGGTTTCCAGAAGAGCCTCCCGCTAAGGTGCTAGATCTATGCACGGGCTCGGGCTGTATTGGCATTGCCACGGCGCTGTATCTACCCACCTGCGAAGTGGCGCTGGCGGATATTAGCCAAGATGCCTTAGCCGTGTCGCGACAAAATATTACCCGCCACGATGTGGGCAATCGCGTGCGCGCGTTAGAGTCGGATGTCTTCAATAGCCTGGAAGGCCAGCGCTTTGATTTGATTGTTTCTAATCCACCCTACGTCGATGCGCGTGATCTTGCGCTGATGCCCGCTGAGTTTCGCCATGAGCCGTCATTGGCACTGGGTGCAGGTAGTGACGGTTTGGATATTGTGCGGCGTATACTGAGTGAAGCGCGGCAACACTTAACCGACGAGGGCTGGCTGATCGTTGAGGTCGGTAACTCAGATTGCCATGTGAAAGCAGCATTTCCGGATGTTCCTTTTTTGTGGCTTGAATTCGAGCGTGGCGGCCAGGGCGTGTTTGTCCTGAGCGCCGCTGAACTCGACGCCCATGCGGCGTCTTTCGTGTAA
- a CDS encoding Smr/MutS family protein — translation MTRRRHLPSDDDISAFREALTAAGVRRIATNQADPGKPKRDVNAHEARRHAAVQSDAKQVSGRTSDGRVEAVRPSEYLEFSVVDLPLRTFSQLKRGQTAWQSGLDLHGYTLEEARTELESFLRDSASQGLRCVLVVHGKAWGATSDFPVLKSHTNTWLREWPGVLAFCSAVPVDGGTGAVYILLRKRGL, via the coding sequence ATGACGCGACGCCGCCACCTTCCCAGTGATGATGATATCAGTGCCTTTCGTGAAGCGTTAACAGCGGCGGGCGTGCGCCGTATCGCGACCAATCAAGCCGATCCTGGCAAGCCTAAACGCGATGTAAACGCACATGAGGCGCGCCGCCACGCGGCGGTACAAAGCGATGCGAAGCAGGTCAGCGGTCGCACGTCGGATGGCCGCGTGGAAGCCGTACGGCCGTCTGAATATCTGGAGTTCAGCGTTGTTGACCTGCCGCTGCGTACCTTTAGCCAGTTAAAGCGCGGCCAAACAGCTTGGCAATCGGGGTTGGATTTACATGGCTATACGCTTGAAGAGGCGCGTACGGAGCTTGAGAGCTTTCTACGCGACTCGGCCAGCCAAGGCCTGCGCTGCGTACTCGTAGTGCACGGCAAAGCGTGGGGTGCCACATCTGATTTCCCCGTACTCAAAAGCCACACCAATACATGGCTGCGCGAATGGCCGGGGGTGCTGGCATTCTGCTCGGCGGTGCCCGTCGATGGCGGCACCGGTGCCGTGTACATCCTGCTACGCAAACGTGGCCTTTAG
- a CDS encoding patatin-like phospholipase family protein, whose protein sequence is MNELAHLAGGKKVALVLGSGGARGYAHIGVIEALEARGFEIIAVSGCSMGALIGGIYAAGKLPEYREWVCNLDYFDVLKLVDVTWSPMGAMRASKVMSKLEALVGDILIEDLSIPVTTVATDLVRQREVWFQNGSLLRAIRASIAVPGVITPVHLGEQVLVDGGLLNPLPIMPVVAAHQADFVVAVNVTAHSPLPVTLEELLPKEEEAADSRSDNERERDQSMGKWIGDVRAATRKLWGGLGDNGEEEPEETIETRGKREWSKLDMILESFDITQAALAKYKVAGYPPDVLIEIPKTVCSTYEFHRGRDLIRLGRHLADEALERRMPSVASDAAE, encoded by the coding sequence ATGAATGAATTGGCTCACTTGGCCGGTGGCAAAAAAGTCGCCTTGGTGCTGGGTAGCGGCGGTGCGCGGGGCTACGCGCACATAGGTGTTATTGAAGCATTAGAGGCGCGTGGCTTTGAGATTATCGCCGTGTCGGGTTGCTCAATGGGGGCGCTGATTGGCGGTATTTACGCCGCGGGTAAGCTGCCGGAGTACCGCGAGTGGGTATGTAATCTGGATTACTTTGATGTGCTCAAACTGGTGGATGTGACGTGGAGCCCCATGGGTGCGATGCGTGCCAGCAAAGTGATGAGTAAGCTAGAAGCGCTGGTAGGCGACATTTTGATTGAAGATCTGTCGATTCCAGTGACAACCGTGGCAACTGACTTGGTGCGCCAGCGCGAGGTATGGTTTCAAAACGGCTCTCTTTTGCGCGCTATTCGTGCATCGATCGCAGTGCCGGGCGTTATCACGCCCGTTCACCTTGGTGAGCAAGTCTTGGTCGACGGCGGGCTGCTCAATCCTTTACCCATTATGCCCGTGGTGGCGGCACACCAAGCGGATTTCGTCGTGGCGGTCAACGTCACCGCGCACAGCCCGCTACCGGTGACGCTAGAGGAATTACTTCCTAAAGAAGAAGAGGCCGCCGATAGCCGCAGTGACAATGAGCGCGAGCGTGATCAGAGTATGGGCAAGTGGATTGGCGATGTGCGCGCGGCGACGCGTAAGCTTTGGGGTGGGCTGGGCGACAACGGAGAGGAAGAGCCTGAAGAGACCATCGAAACCCGTGGTAAGCGTGAGTGGAGCAAGCTGGATATGATTTTGGAGTCGTTTGATATTACCCAGGCGGCGCTGGCTAAATACAAAGTGGCGGGTTATCCACCCGATGTGCTGATTGAAATACCCAAGACCGTCTGTAGCACCTATGAATTTCATCGCGGTAGAGACTTGATTCGCTTAGGCCGCCACTTGGCGGATGAAGCGCTAGAGCGACGCATGCCGAGTGTTGCTTCGGATGCCGCTGAGTAA
- a CDS encoding alpha/beta fold hydrolase — translation MYHSDLTASRVFAPQPLLLAEGRLAALSWGRSDAPTWLALHGWLDNAASFSRLAPLLVEALGIRIVAVDFRGHGHSSHVPEGTDYALWGYCHDVLDVMDTLGLEQASLLAHSMGAAVACLVAAALPERVVRLTLIDGLGALNTPMEETTSQLRKGLAAYRRPLSRAPRYADIESAVAARVAGGVTPLDSITATPLVERNTQPTADGHVQMRTDSRLLKPSLVRFTPQQVLSLLTDINAPVLLIEGDSGILGEREWAVQAREAIKDLHRQVLIGGHHLHLEPRAVAQVATVIGNHWNKTDNR, via the coding sequence ATGTACCACTCGGATTTAACGGCTTCTCGCGTTTTTGCGCCGCAGCCACTTTTGCTGGCTGAAGGCCGCCTTGCCGCGCTGAGCTGGGGGCGCTCAGATGCTCCTACGTGGCTGGCGCTGCACGGCTGGTTAGATAACGCAGCCAGTTTTTCACGCTTGGCACCGCTGCTGGTTGAGGCGCTAGGTATTCGTATTGTAGCGGTGGATTTTCGGGGGCATGGACACTCTTCCCATGTGCCTGAAGGCACCGATTATGCACTCTGGGGCTATTGTCACGACGTGCTAGATGTTATGGACACGCTTGGATTGGAACAAGCTAGCCTGCTGGCCCATTCAATGGGCGCGGCAGTGGCATGTCTGGTGGCCGCGGCGTTGCCTGAGCGGGTAGTGCGCTTAACTTTGATTGACGGATTAGGCGCACTCAATACGCCGATGGAGGAGACCACCAGCCAGCTGCGCAAAGGGCTGGCAGCCTACCGCCGGCCACTTTCTCGGGCCCCACGCTATGCGGATATAGAAAGCGCAGTCGCTGCTCGCGTGGCGGGCGGTGTGACGCCGTTAGATAGCATAACGGCCACGCCGCTGGTGGAGCGCAATACGCAACCTACCGCCGATGGCCATGTGCAAATGCGCACGGACAGCCGCCTGCTGAAGCCATCGTTGGTGCGCTTTACGCCGCAACAAGTGCTGTCATTGCTGACAGATATTAATGCCCCGGTTTTGTTGATCGAAGGCGATAGCGGCATTCTGGGCGAACGCGAGTGGGCCGTTCAAGCGCGTGAGGCGATCAAAGATTTACACCGCCAAGTGCTTATTGGTGGCCATCATTTGCACTTGGAGCCTCGTGCGGTAGCGCAAGTCGCTACGGTTATTGGCAATCACTGGAACAAGACCGATAATCGCTAA